From one Brassica napus cultivar Da-Ae unplaced genomic scaffold, Da-Ae ScsIHWf_1307;HRSCAF=1866, whole genome shotgun sequence genomic stretch:
- the LOC125596838 gene encoding AP-2 complex subunit sigma-like yields the protein MIRFILLQNRQGKTRLAKYYVPLEESEKHKVEYEVHRLVVNRDSKFTNFVEFRTHKVIYRRYAGLFFSLCVDITDNELAYLECIHLFVEILDHFFSNVCELDLVFNFHKVYLILDEFILAGELQETSKRAIIERMSELEKLE from the exons ATG ATCCGATTCATATTGTTGCAGAACAGACAAGGCAAGACTCGTCTTGCAAAGTACTATGTTCCTCTCGAGGAGTCCGAGAAACACAAGGTTGAATACGAG GTTCATAGATTGGTGGTCAATCGCGACTCAAAGTTCACCAATTTCGTCGAG TTTAGAACGCATAAGGTTATATACAGGAGATATGCAGGGTTGTTTTTCTCATTGTGCGTTGACATAACAGACAATGAGTTGGCTTACCTTGAATGCATCCACTTGTTCGTTGAGATTTTGGACCATTTCTTCAGCAATGTCTGTGAGCTTGATTTGGTTTTCAACTTCCACAAG GTGTACTTAATACTGGATGAATTCATTCTTGCTGGAGAGCTTCAAGAAACAAGCAAGCGG GCGATCATTGAGAGGATGTCAGAACTGGAGAAGCTCGAGTGA